A part of Microbacterium atlanticum genomic DNA contains:
- a CDS encoding family 1 glycosylhydrolase translates to MPAASFPADFLWGVATAGHQNEGDNVHSDTWFLENVTPSVFQDRSGKATNGWELWESDLDLVAGMNLNAYRFSVEWARVEPTEGECSEGALAHYEAVVDGCHARGLAPIVTFNHFTSPHWFAARGAWLDPEAPELFARYCGRVMERFGDRIRLAVTFNEPDLPEMLTWADLPSFVADLERATLAAASAAAGVERYRAGNVMLPEDFAAMRAGMTAGHQAAKAAIKARRPELPVGLSLAVVDDVAAPGGEELRDRKRAEVYEHWLALAREDDFIGVQNYERIIYGPDGQVHPADGVAVNGMGTAVEPDSLRGAVVYVHSVAQVPVLVSEHGIGTEDDSIRAAFIEPSLDGLAQAIADGVPVIGYCHWTLMDNFEWIFGYGPKLGLHSVDRETFERTAKPSAGVYAELVRAARGL, encoded by the coding sequence ATGCCCGCAGCATCCTTCCCCGCCGACTTCCTCTGGGGAGTCGCCACCGCCGGCCACCAGAACGAAGGCGACAACGTCCACAGCGACACGTGGTTCCTCGAGAACGTCACGCCATCGGTGTTCCAGGACCGGTCGGGCAAGGCGACGAACGGCTGGGAGCTGTGGGAGTCCGACCTGGACCTCGTCGCCGGGATGAACCTCAACGCCTATCGCTTCTCGGTCGAGTGGGCCCGCGTCGAGCCCACCGAGGGCGAGTGCTCCGAAGGGGCGCTGGCGCACTACGAGGCGGTCGTCGACGGATGCCACGCCCGCGGGCTCGCCCCGATCGTCACCTTCAATCACTTCACGTCGCCGCACTGGTTCGCGGCGCGCGGAGCGTGGCTGGACCCCGAGGCGCCCGAGCTGTTCGCCCGCTACTGCGGCAGGGTGATGGAACGCTTCGGCGACCGCATCCGCCTCGCCGTCACCTTCAACGAGCCCGACCTGCCCGAGATGCTCACGTGGGCGGATCTGCCGTCGTTCGTCGCCGACCTCGAGCGCGCCACGCTGGCGGCCGCCTCGGCGGCGGCGGGCGTCGAGCGGTACCGCGCCGGCAACGTCATGCTGCCCGAGGACTTCGCCGCGATGCGGGCGGGGATGACCGCCGGCCACCAGGCGGCGAAGGCCGCGATCAAGGCGCGCCGGCCGGAGCTGCCGGTGGGCCTGTCACTCGCGGTCGTCGACGATGTCGCCGCCCCCGGCGGCGAGGAGCTGCGCGACCGCAAGCGCGCCGAGGTCTACGAGCACTGGCTCGCACTCGCCCGGGAAGACGACTTCATCGGAGTGCAGAACTACGAGCGCATCATCTACGGCCCGGATGGTCAGGTGCATCCGGCAGACGGCGTCGCCGTGAACGGGATGGGGACGGCCGTCGAGCCGGACTCGCTGCGCGGCGCCGTCGTATACGTGCACTCGGTCGCCCAGGTGCCGGTGCTCGTGAGCGAGCACGGGATCGGGACCGAGGATGACAGCATCCGCGCCGCCTTCATCGAGCCCTCCCTGGATGGCCTCGCGCAGGCGATCGCCGACGGCGTGCCCGTGATCGGCTACTGCCACTGGACCCTCATGGACAACTTCGAGTGGATCTTCGGATACGGCCCGAAGCTCGGGCTGCACTCCGTCGACCGCGAGACCTTCGAGCGGACCGCCAAGCCGAGCGCGGGCGTCTACGCCGAGCTCGTGAGGGCGGCGCGCGGGCTCTGA
- a CDS encoding ABC transporter permease produces MMLTFVLKRIAFAILTLVVATMLAFVLVHLSGSTPGGVALGMAGTPEQVEAYNIEVGWYDPWIVQYLSWWGQVLQGDLGVSLIDGRPIGPDIAKRLPVTAALAVLGTLVSALFGITMGVVAAVRGGAVDRGITALSGILLSLPAFWVGVLLVYLFAVQMRLLPATGFVPFAVNPEAWARSLVLPVLTIAITSAAGLARQTRASMGEALTQEHMRTLRAVGTPTWRIVYVHALRSASLPILASVAIQFIILFGGSVIIEVLFALPGIGQAMQAAVGSADLPFVQALVLVATLVVVVVNLSLELLNRVLDPKLRAS; encoded by the coding sequence ATGATGCTCACCTTCGTGCTCAAGCGGATCGCGTTCGCGATCCTCACCCTCGTCGTGGCCACGATGCTCGCCTTCGTGCTCGTCCACCTGTCCGGGTCCACGCCCGGCGGGGTGGCGCTCGGCATGGCGGGCACCCCGGAGCAGGTCGAGGCCTACAACATCGAGGTCGGCTGGTACGACCCGTGGATCGTGCAGTACCTCAGCTGGTGGGGACAGGTCCTGCAGGGAGACCTCGGCGTCTCGCTCATCGACGGGCGCCCGATCGGCCCCGACATCGCCAAGCGCCTGCCGGTCACCGCCGCCCTCGCCGTGCTCGGCACGCTCGTCAGCGCCCTCTTCGGGATCACGATGGGCGTCGTGGCCGCCGTGCGCGGAGGAGCGGTGGACCGCGGCATCACCGCGCTCTCCGGCATCCTGCTCTCCCTTCCCGCGTTCTGGGTGGGCGTCCTGCTCGTATACCTCTTCGCCGTTCAGATGCGGCTGCTTCCCGCGACGGGATTCGTGCCGTTCGCCGTGAACCCCGAGGCGTGGGCGAGGTCGCTGGTGCTGCCGGTGCTGACGATCGCGATCACCTCCGCGGCCGGCCTCGCGCGGCAGACCCGGGCCTCCATGGGAGAGGCGCTCACCCAGGAGCACATGCGCACCCTGCGCGCCGTCGGCACGCCCACGTGGCGCATCGTCTACGTCCATGCGCTGCGCAGCGCGAGCCTGCCGATCCTGGCGAGCGTCGCGATCCAGTTCATCATCCTGTTCGGCGGCTCGGTCATCATCGAGGTGCTCTTCGCGCTCCCCGGCATCGGGCAGGCCATGCAGGCGGCGGTCGGCTCGGCCGACCTGCCCTTCGTCCAGGCGCTGGTGCTGGTCGCGACGCTCGTCGTCGTGGTCGTGAACCTCAGCCTCGAACTCCTCAACCGCGTCCTCGACCCGAAGCTGCGTGCATCATGA
- a CDS encoding ABC transporter substrate-binding protein, translating to MSRITTARGAAVLAAVAASALALSACTAPGGSGGTSGEPADTSVLVIGLDSDQAALGYDPLRYGSGQRMFFEGIYDSLFLLDEEGQVVPDLVTNFEYNEDQTQLTLDLDTSAEFADGSTVTADLVKQNLDFRGDPDLSAYSGFAEGGEQEISEVTVVDDDTVTLTFAAPQPGFEANLVLPAGAIVGAAGVADRSTLDATADGSGPLEVDTDATIKGNSYLLVKKEDHPDVDAYPYDSYEFRPILDPQARVNAAISGEVDLAFITSATQDQVEAAGVGLVANGGVVQNLLPFDKNGSLAPQFGDPRVWKALSIAIDREAYVAAVHPGDIPTANALPAESPGYIPELEDDYAYDPEGAKELLAEAGYPDGFAFDFTISQQSQRDLEALQPYWAEIGVDVSLKNASSTEEIFAAVQTQPLGGPIALTWTNPPGNVFGVLFGFANFHGAENAEIQAAAGAYGAAAGSGDEDAQAAALTDLNAAIVESGWLLPLFEQLSPWAYNEAVLEEPTFPGTDSFPILSALQPAS from the coding sequence ATGTCTCGAATCACCACAGCGCGCGGCGCCGCCGTCCTTGCGGCCGTCGCCGCCTCAGCCCTGGCGCTCAGCGCCTGCACGGCGCCCGGCGGCTCGGGGGGCACCAGCGGCGAGCCCGCCGACACGTCGGTCCTCGTCATCGGCCTCGACTCCGACCAGGCCGCGCTCGGCTACGACCCGCTGCGCTACGGCAGTGGCCAGCGCATGTTCTTCGAGGGGATCTACGACTCCCTCTTCCTCCTCGACGAAGAAGGGCAGGTCGTCCCCGACCTCGTGACGAACTTCGAGTACAACGAGGACCAGACGCAGCTCACGCTCGACCTCGACACGAGCGCGGAGTTCGCCGACGGCTCCACCGTGACGGCCGATCTCGTGAAGCAGAACCTCGACTTCCGCGGTGACCCCGACCTGTCGGCGTACAGCGGATTCGCGGAGGGCGGCGAGCAGGAGATCTCGGAGGTCACCGTCGTGGACGACGACACCGTCACGCTGACCTTCGCGGCTCCGCAACCCGGGTTCGAGGCCAACCTCGTGCTTCCCGCCGGCGCGATCGTGGGCGCCGCCGGCGTCGCCGACCGCAGCACCCTCGATGCCACGGCCGACGGCTCGGGACCGCTCGAGGTCGACACCGATGCCACGATCAAGGGCAACTCGTACCTGCTGGTCAAGAAGGAGGACCACCCCGACGTCGACGCGTACCCCTACGACTCGTACGAGTTCCGCCCGATCCTCGACCCGCAGGCGCGCGTGAACGCCGCCATCTCGGGCGAGGTCGACCTGGCCTTCATCACCAGCGCCACGCAGGACCAGGTCGAGGCCGCCGGGGTCGGACTCGTCGCCAACGGCGGCGTCGTGCAGAACCTGCTGCCCTTCGACAAGAACGGCAGCCTCGCGCCGCAGTTCGGCGACCCGCGCGTGTGGAAGGCCCTGTCGATCGCGATCGACCGCGAGGCCTACGTCGCCGCGGTGCACCCGGGTGACATCCCGACCGCGAACGCGCTTCCTGCCGAGAGCCCCGGCTACATCCCCGAGCTCGAGGACGACTACGCATACGACCCCGAGGGGGCCAAGGAGCTCCTGGCGGAGGCGGGCTACCCCGACGGCTTCGCGTTCGACTTCACGATCAGCCAGCAGAGCCAGCGCGACCTCGAGGCGCTGCAGCCGTACTGGGCCGAGATCGGCGTGGACGTCTCGCTGAAGAACGCCTCGTCGACGGAGGAGATCTTCGCCGCCGTGCAGACGCAGCCCCTGGGCGGCCCGATCGCGCTGACGTGGACGAACCCTCCCGGCAACGTGTTCGGGGTGCTGTTCGGCTTCGCGAACTTCCACGGCGCCGAGAACGCCGAGATCCAGGCGGCGGCCGGCGCGTACGGCGCGGCGGCGGGCTCCGGTGATGAAGACGCTCAGGCGGCGGCCCTGACCGATCTCAACGCGGCGATCGTCGAGTCCGGCTGGCTGCTCCCGCTCTTCGAGCAGCTGTCTCCCTGGGCCTACAACGAGGCGGTCCTCGAGGAGCCGACCTTCCCCGGGACGGACTCGTTCCCGATCCTCTCGGCGCTCCAGCCGGCGTCCTGA
- a CDS encoding SDR family NAD(P)-dependent oxidoreductase has translation MTSYPGLEGRTVVVTGAGGGQGAAEARLLASAGARVIATDVTDATAEAPGIEHRRLDVTDEAGWAGLAAELAESLRGEPLRGLVNNAGITHRARLGAVARADWDRVLAVNLTGPMLGIQALAPLMGSGSSIVNIGSSAALNAHYPVAYTTSKWGLRGLTHVAATELGPRGIRVNVVHPGFIETPMTASAPEVMRDAQLALTPLERLGDADEVAQLVAFLLSDAASYLTGAEIPVDGGATSSAGAKFMADRIGRP, from the coding sequence ATGACCAGCTATCCGGGGCTCGAGGGACGCACGGTCGTCGTGACGGGTGCGGGCGGCGGGCAGGGGGCTGCCGAGGCTCGCCTGCTCGCGTCCGCGGGTGCGCGCGTGATCGCGACGGACGTGACGGATGCCACCGCCGAGGCGCCGGGAATCGAGCACCGTCGGCTCGACGTCACGGACGAAGCCGGCTGGGCGGGCCTCGCCGCCGAGCTCGCTGAGAGCCTCCGCGGCGAGCCGCTGCGCGGTCTGGTGAACAACGCCGGCATCACGCATCGCGCCCGGCTGGGCGCTGTCGCGCGCGCCGACTGGGACCGCGTGCTCGCGGTCAACCTGACGGGGCCGATGCTCGGCATCCAGGCCCTCGCACCCCTGATGGGCAGCGGGTCGTCGATCGTCAACATCGGATCGTCGGCGGCGCTCAACGCGCACTATCCCGTCGCCTACACGACATCGAAGTGGGGCCTGCGCGGACTCACCCACGTGGCTGCCACCGAGCTCGGCCCACGGGGCATCCGGGTCAACGTCGTGCACCCCGGCTTCATCGAGACGCCCATGACGGCGAGCGCCCCCGAGGTCATGCGCGACGCGCAGCTCGCGCTGACGCCGCTCGAGCGGCTGGGCGACGCCGACGAGGTCGCCCAGCTCGTCGCGTTCCTGCTCTCGGACGCCGCGTCCTACCTCACCGGCGCCGAGATCCCGGTCGACGGCGGCGCCACCTCGTCGGCCGGCGCCAAGTTCATGGCCGACCGCATCGGCAGGCCCTGA